In Planifilum fulgidum, a genomic segment contains:
- a CDS encoding OAM dimerization domain-containing protein, which yields MDVDLTRVKPYGDTMNDGMVQLGFSLPVPCGEEAREAARRLAAKMGLEEPQVYHMADLGEGFTYFIVYGKCIHTVDFTAIRVPKVDAPTMDFYEINRFIRERIGRKVVVLGACTGTDAHTVGIDAIMNMKGYKGEYGLERYPEIEAFNLGSQVPNEELVAKALELNADALLVSQVVTQKGVHITNLTELVELVEAEGMRDRLILVCGGPRIDHELALELGYDAGFGPGTLPPEVASFIVQELARRLEQGRIGA from the coding sequence ATGGACGTGGATCTCACCCGCGTGAAACCCTACGGGGACACGATGAATGACGGCATGGTCCAGCTCGGTTTTTCCCTCCCGGTTCCCTGCGGGGAGGAGGCCCGGGAGGCGGCCCGCCGGCTGGCCGCCAAGATGGGCCTGGAGGAGCCGCAGGTGTATCACATGGCCGATCTGGGCGAGGGGTTCACCTACTTTATCGTTTACGGGAAGTGCATTCATACCGTGGATTTTACCGCCATCCGCGTGCCCAAGGTGGACGCGCCGACGATGGATTTTTACGAGATCAACCGGTTCATCCGGGAACGGATCGGACGCAAGGTGGTGGTCTTGGGCGCCTGTACGGGAACCGACGCCCACACGGTGGGCATCGACGCCATTATGAACATGAAGGGGTACAAGGGGGAATACGGACTGGAGCGGTATCCGGAGATCGAAGCCTTCAACCTGGGGAGCCAGGTGCCCAACGAGGAACTGGTGGCCAAGGCCCTGGAACTGAACGCCGACGCGCTCCTCGTCTCCCAGGTGGTGACCCAGAAGGGGGTCCACATCACCAATCTGACGGAACTGGTGGAACTCGTGGAGGCCGAGGGGATGCGCGATCGGCTGATCCTGGTGTGCGGCGGTCCCCGGATCGATCACGAACTGGCCCTGGAGCTGGGTTACGATGCCGGCTTCGGACCCGGCACCCTTCCGCCGGAGGTGGCTTCCTTCATCGTACAGGAGCTGGCCCGGCGGCTTG